In Haliaeetus albicilla chromosome 22, bHalAlb1.1, whole genome shotgun sequence, the genomic window aaACCCCGGCCCTCCCCACCAGCTTCTGCTGGGCTCCTGGGTGAGGGCTCTGCTGCCTCATGAGCACCATGAACATCCAGGCTCCTGCTGGCTTCTCCCAGGCTGGTGGCAGAGCGTGTGTCCCCTTAGTGTCCTGTGTCCCACTCCTGGTGCTTGCTGAACCTGCAGCTTAGCAGGGGTAGAGGGGATGGAGCTTGTGGGCTCCAGCTCCGTCTCCTGCGGTCAGTCCAGGGTAGGAGGGGGTGGCAGGGGTGATGGTCTCCTTGGCCCACGCTGCCCTCTCCCCAGGGCCGAGCACCCTGCCTGGGCTCTGGgtctgaccccagagctggcacTCTTGGGGCTGAACTTACCTTCTCCTCACTCAGGCTCATCCGACTTCACCAAGATGCTCCCCGGCCGCGGCACcggcagccccacgcagcccctTCTCTTCGAGCAGACACGTCTTCACCTGGAGGACGAGCAGAGCCTCTCGTGAGCGGGGGCCGGACCTCCCTGCCCACGCCACCGGACCCCAGAACCCACGCACAGCctcttccccacctccccagcagGACTGGCCCGTGCTCACCGCTCCGGGGATGCAATGCGGCGTGTCGCACCGGCGCGATTTCGGCACAGCCCGGCTTTTTTTAAAGACGTGCATGTTTCCTGGCGGCGGTGGGTAGGGGCTGGTGTCGTGTTTTCACGTGGGGGGTGGGAGTCGGGCGTGGGGGGGTTCGGGGTTAAAATCGGCAGATGAAGGACACTACCGTTGTATATTTTGTACACACCGAGCACAGCCCTTTGCTGTCACTGCCCCTGTACATAGCTGcggccccccaccccccgcctgtgccagcagcacctctgggtgctggggtgagCCTTGCCGGGGCACAGGGCTCCACGGAGGGGAGGCGGGGAAGGCCGTGGGGGTCAGCCCCGTCCCATCCCGAAGGGGTGGGACGGGGCTGACCCCCACGGccttcccccccgcctccccgcaGAGCCCGGCGCTGCCCACGCCGTGTGCCTTGTTCTGCTTCTGCGGCGGGTCGCGGGGcgagccccccctcccccccccttattccccttccccctttatGTTTGTAGTAATAAACCCGTGGAGCAGCCCCGCGAGTCCGTGCTTCGTGGGGAGCGGGGACCCGTCTCCCCTCTGCGTCGCCCGTGGGGGCTGCGCCAGGCTGCctgcgggggggcggggccggggagctgaggggcggggccggggagcTGTGGGCGTGGCGGACGTGCTAGATGGGGCGGTTCCCCTGCCCTCGCCCGCCTCCCTCCCGGTGTGCTCTTCGGCGCGCCCATCCCCTCAGCTTTGATCTCATTGGACGcgggcgccgccggcccccgggcgGCCGTTGCCTAATATGGCGAGCGACGCGGGCAGCAGCGTCCGCTGCCATTGGCTGCTCGCCGCGATTGGCCGCCCCGCCGAAGGCGGGCGCGGGGGTTGGGGGGCGCGGCCGAGCGCCCATTGGCCCGCTGGCGCGCGGCGCGCCGCCACTGGCTCTCGcggccgccgctcccgcccccTCGTCGCCGTCGCCGCCGCGCTTGCGCGCAGCGGGCTCCCGGAGCGGGCGGCGAGGCGATGGCGGCCATGGGGGCGATGGCGGCCATGGGGACGCTgccggcgggcgcgggggcCCTGCCGCCGCTGCCGACGCTGGGGGTGCCGGGCGTGCCCGAGCTGAAGCCGCTGACGCGGTACGAGGCGATGCGGCTGGGCCCGGGCTGGAGCCACTCCTGCCACGCCATGCTGTACGCGCCCAACCCGGGCATGCTCTTCGGCCGCATCCCGCTGCGCTACGCCGTGCTGGTgagggagggggcgggcggggggacgggggcggcggggccgggagcagcggggaggggggcgggcgGGCCCTCGGGCTGGGGCGGGCCGCGGgctccggggcggggggggggcggggaggcgggcTGAGGGCAAGGCGGGCgggcccggccgggcggcgcggcggctcTGGCTGTCCGGTAGTTCCTGTGCAGGGCGGTAGCGTCAGGCTTggccgaggcggcggcgggcccgaGCCCGGGGGAGGAAACCACCACCCACctcccccccgggaccccccggGCTGTGCGGCCGGGGCGGACCCGCCTCGGCTCCCCGTCCCCGGGGCCGCGGCGAGCTCTCGGAGACGGTGTCGGTGAACGGTCCTGGATGCGCTGGAGCTGGTAGGGCCGCGCCGGAGCGGCCGGGAGGCTTCCCCGCGCCCCTCCGCCTCCGCGGAGAGGCCTCCGTGGCGCCGGGCTGGGGCGCCCGcgtccccctcccgccccccccccgggggctcCGCTGTGCCCCATTAACACCATGCGCCTCTATTGCAGATGCAGATGCGATTTGACGGACTGCTGGGCTTTCCCGGGGGGTTCGTGGATCGCCGTTACTGGTCCCTGGAGGACGGTCTGAATCGGGTGCTGGGCTTGGGTTTGGGCTGTGTGCGCCTGACGGAAGCTGACTATCTGTGCTCGCACCTGACAGAGGGGCCACATCGCGTGGTGGCACACTTCTACGCCAGGCAGCTGACCCTGGAGGAGCTGCATACCATCGAGATCAGCGCGGTGCATTCCCGAGACCACGGGCTGGAGGTGGGACATCCAGGGAGGGGGTGTGTAGAGCTCTGAGTGTTAGCCCCAGGGAAGACGAAGCTTCCCTCCTAGGTCTGCTGGGCTGCTGTCTCTCGCAGCCCAGCGGGGGAATGCACCGCATGTAGAGCTACCGACGGCGAGTGCCGCGCACCGCCGCGTAGCACCGGCGTTAGGAGGTCTGGCTGTCGGCTGGGGTTGTGTCTCGGGCTGCGGAGCGTAGCGAGCTCGAGCTCCGGCCTTTCCCGGTGACCGCCCGTGTAGGGAAGAGCCCTATTTACCCGCTCAGCCTCAGGACGCGGGTGAGGTCCGTCTCGCATCTGGTGGGCACCTGCCCCCGCCCTGGGCTGAGTAACCTGGACTGGAATCGCGACCCTCGGCGCGGTGATGTGTTGCTCCAACCCGAGTTCTCCCAGGCTTGCACGGAGGCAGTGCGGGAGGCAGCCTTCCTCCCGGGTAGCTGGGACCGGCTGACGCCCCGGGTTAGAGCGCGAGAGCTAGAGTCTCCCAGTGCGCCCACGAGGCGCTCGGCAGGTTTCGGCAGCTGCGTGAACGGAGGCAGTGGGCCCTGGGTTGTGGCGCGGTTGAGGGGGACGCGTGGGTAAGCCGTGGCgtccccaggcagggcagggtgtGGAGGGGGAAGCGGGGCTCCCCATAGCGGCCTGGGGCAGCGGGATCCCCCCCaaaggggcaggagggggaacggagccagggctgggcacaaggggctgggcagggagagcaggggcCTGGCGGGGCTTGGGGAGGGGCAGTGCAGGGGCTTCAGCCGGGCTGAGGGCAGGCAGGTGAGGGCAGGCAGGTGAGGGCAGGGGTCGGTGTGGGAGGGAGGGGCAGCATCTGGCAGCCGGGGCAGGGTGGGCCTGGGCTGTGGGCTGGCGGGGTGCTGGGGCAAGG contains:
- the NUDT16L1 gene encoding tudor-interacting repair regulator protein isoform X2, with protein sequence MAAMGAMAAMGTLPAGAGALPPLPTLGVPGVPELKPLTRYEAMRLGPGWSHSCHAMLYAPNPGMLFGRIPLRYAVLMQMRFDGLLGFPGGFVDRRYWSLEDGLNRVLGLGLGCVRLTEADYLCSHLTEGPHRVVAHFYARQLTLEELHTIEISAVHSRDHGLEVMGMVRVPLYTQKDRMGGLPNFLGNSFVGTAKFQLLFALKILNMVPEEKLAEAVAATQKPKKPAIDQAAGVTGNLPAAKPANELAVPAKTGNELADRADNQAAVQAAVEAAEQPVAGLESGAIVEQLAPVPAAEVVEQPAGLGADAVVEQPVAEPME